Below is a genomic region from Mucilaginibacter auburnensis.
ACTTACCTGGCATTTTAAAATGGAAAACAGTCGGGATGTTGCCTGGGCAGCATCTAAGGCATTCATATGGGATGCTGCAAGGGTAAATTTCCCTTCAGGTCGCAAAGGAATTGCCATGTCTGCTTATCCCAAAGAAAGCGCCGGGAATGATGCCTGGGGCCGTTCTACAGAATATCTTAAACAGAGTATGGAAATATACTCCAATAAATATTTTGAATACCCATGGAACTCAGCTGTTAATGTGTCTGGAGTTGCATTGGGCATGGAGTATCCGGGAATTATTTTTTGTTTGAGTAATTACAAGCGCGGAAAATTATGGGGAGATGTTACGCATGAGATTGGCCATAACTGGTTCCCGATGATAGTGGGCTCTAACGAACGTAAATATATGTGGCAGGATGAGGGCTTTAATACATTTATTAACTACTTCGCGAGTAAGGATTTTAATAAAGGCGAATACTTTGATGAAGGCGAATTAAACGCGCAAAGCATCTTGCAACAATATAAAAACAGCAAAGATCCATTAATGACCCCGCCTGAGGCTATAGGCTTAAATGACTATGGACAATATTATGTCAAAACTGCGCTTGGACTTAAAATGCTGAGAAATGCGGTAATTGGGTCAGATCGTTTTGATTACGCCTTTAATCAATATATTAAGAACTGGGCATTGAAACATCCCACGCCCTATGATTTTTTCAGGTCAATGAATAATGCTGTCGGAGAAGACCTGAACTGGTTTTGGAAACAATGGTTTTTTACAACGTGGAAGTTAGACCAGGCTATTCTAAGTGTAAAATATGATGATGAAGACCCCGCTAATGGCGTCTTGATAACCATTATAAACAAAGAAAAAATGGCCATGCCGGTTGAGCTAAAAATCACCCAGAGAAACGGCAAGTCCGAAACGGTGAACCTTCCTGTTAACATATGGCAGCGCGGTGGCGTATGGACCTTTAAGTATCCCTCTAAGCAAGCAATAAAAACCATAGTTATTGACCCCAATGGCCAACTGCCGGATTCAGATCTGAGTAACAATGTATGGCGAGCCGATTAGGTTTTGTAATTAAGCCTGAACAAAACATGACGTTAACGGTTTTTAACGCTGACAATAGTTATGGAAAAATTCGAAATATCAGTTAAAACTGCGTCGGGAATACGGCATTTTAAAATAAAGGATTACATGCATCACGACTGTGAGATGTGTAAATATGAGGTGTATGAGAATGATCAATTTATTGGAAG
It encodes:
- a CDS encoding M1 family metallopeptidase, which produces MFAYRACFFALLFIVVSQSYAQSKRDSDYDHQELFGPINWPSPGEFRTASGKPSDKYWQNKADYVIRTTLYEGQRDTTINGDVTITYTNNSPDELEYLWLQLDQNLFKPDSRGAAVTPITGDRFDVKGFNRGGYHIASVHITYKGQTYNVTPVITDARMQLRLNKPLGAKGDKIQLKIAYHFSIPEYGADRMGRKKFKQGYVYEIAQWYPRMCVYDDVEGWNTLPYMGLGEFYCDYGDFDYYITAPSEMVVVGSGDLQNASEVLTPLQQKRLAEAKTSDKTIALITEKEVDDPETHPAKGTLTWHFKMENSRDVAWAASKAFIWDAARVNFPSGRKGIAMSAYPKESAGNDAWGRSTEYLKQSMEIYSNKYFEYPWNSAVNVSGVALGMEYPGIIFCLSNYKRGKLWGDVTHEIGHNWFPMIVGSNERKYMWQDEGFNTFINYFASKDFNKGEYFDEGELNAQSILQQYKNSKDPLMTPPEAIGLNDYGQYYVKTALGLKMLRNAVIGSDRFDYAFNQYIKNWALKHPTPYDFFRSMNNAVGEDLNWFWKQWFFTTWKLDQAILSVKYDDEDPANGVLITIINKEKMAMPVELKITQRNGKSETVNLPVNIWQRGGVWTFKYPSKQAIKTIVIDPNGQLPDSDLSNNVWRAD